The proteins below come from a single Methanothrix thermoacetophila PT genomic window:
- a CDS encoding fumarate hydratase — MALLRRCDVVKATEAVACKSQISLPGWVVRLIENALRSERSEIARYHLNAILNNIRIAEADARPVCQDTGLPVFHVEIGEGCSFDFNLWEAIAEGVTIATRKGMLRSNVVDPLSRLNTGDNTGPGMPYLIVDHVTGDSLRITAFPKGAGSENMSFLGMLNPADDPFEYILENLAERVSNACPPVFVGIGIGGTFDQAAALAKRAIIGLPGESKEELLLLKRINDLGIGPMGLGGDTTALGVKIERAFCHTASLPVAVNLQCWANRRATARVTEDGWSIE, encoded by the coding sequence GACGTTGTGATGTGGTGAAGGCAACTGAAGCGGTTGCATGCAAATCACAGATCTCGCTGCCCGGATGGGTCGTTCGCTTAATAGAAAATGCCCTTCGCAGTGAGAGGAGCGAGATAGCCAGGTACCATTTGAATGCAATACTGAACAACATACGGATCGCTGAAGCTGATGCGCGCCCGGTATGCCAGGACACCGGCCTCCCCGTCTTTCACGTGGAGATCGGGGAGGGATGCTCGTTCGACTTCAACCTGTGGGAGGCGATCGCTGAGGGAGTGACGATCGCGACCAGAAAGGGCATGTTGAGATCGAATGTGGTGGATCCGCTGAGCAGGTTGAACACAGGGGACAACACAGGCCCTGGCATGCCGTATCTCATCGTGGATCATGTCACAGGAGATTCGCTCAGGATAACCGCATTCCCGAAGGGAGCGGGCTCCGAGAACATGAGCTTTTTGGGGATGCTCAATCCCGCAGACGATCCATTTGAATACATTTTAGAGAACCTCGCGGAGCGGGTATCGAACGCCTGCCCGCCTGTGTTTGTTGGAATAGGGATTGGCGGGACATTCGACCAGGCTGCGGCTCTCGCGAAGCGTGCGATCATCGGCCTTCCCGGAGAGAGCAAGGAGGAGCTGCTGCTTCTCAAAAGAATCAACGATCTCGGGATTGGTCCTATGGGTCTTGGAGGTGACACCACCGCTCTTGGCGTGAAGATAGAGAGGGCGTTCTGCCACACCGCATCACTGCCTGTGGCTGTCAACCTCCAGTGCTGGGCGAACAGAAGGGCGACTGCCAGAGTGACGGAGGATGGATGGAGCATAGAGTGA
- a CDS encoding fumarate hydratase C-terminal domain-containing protein, with protein MEHRVRSPLSEGDVSKLSAGDIVWLSGVIYTARDKAHQRLGEVKFDLRGGVIYHCGPLIRDTTVVSAGPTSSVRLARYTPQVLDLGVRCIIGKGGMPGAAELMRGRAVYLAYPGGCGAAAARSLSVRGVCLSELGMAEAVWEFEATDLGPMVVAIDSHGRDLYREVRESAKKHLKR; from the coding sequence ATGGAGCATAGAGTGAGATCCCCTCTCAGTGAGGGAGATGTATCAAAACTCTCTGCCGGCGACATCGTCTGGCTGAGCGGTGTTATTTATACCGCAAGAGATAAGGCTCACCAGAGGCTCGGAGAGGTGAAATTCGATCTCAGGGGAGGGGTGATATACCACTGCGGGCCGCTCATAAGAGACACGACTGTTGTATCAGCAGGCCCGACGAGCAGCGTGCGTCTGGCGCGCTATACTCCACAGGTCCTCGATCTCGGGGTGAGATGCATCATTGGAAAGGGAGGAATGCCCGGAGCTGCAGAGCTCATGAGAGGGAGGGCTGTATACCTCGCCTATCCCGGTGGATGTGGAGCGGCTGCAGCGAGATCTCTGAGCGTCCGAGGGGTGTGTCTTTCAGAGCTTGGAATGGCAGAGGCTGTCTGGGAGTTCGAGGCCACTGACCTCGGCCCCATGGTCGTTGCGATAGACTCCCACGGAAGGGATCTTTACAGAGAGGTGAGAGAATCTGCAAAGAAGCACCTGAAGCGCTGA
- a CDS encoding DUF434 domain-containing protein, with amino-acid sequence MNRGYPPGPAVRFVADHYRIDKEYRNILSRAVLSDDVARSRRLKAIGLENLMGGVLHIDGYNVLITIESIITGEDIFLCDDGFIRDMRCLFRKYRRSGATDEAVQLMIDVISRARPSDVLLLLDKQISRSGELASDIGEAFSAAGIPGTARTARDVDRGLKSSSAVVATSDGIIIDHVSSALDIPALIARRMMVKPIRI; translated from the coding sequence CTGAACAGAGGCTATCCCCCAGGCCCTGCTGTGAGGTTCGTGGCCGATCACTATCGCATTGATAAGGAATACAGAAATATTCTCTCCAGGGCTGTGCTCTCAGATGATGTTGCTCGCTCCAGGAGACTCAAGGCGATCGGCCTCGAGAATCTCATGGGAGGGGTGCTGCATATCGATGGGTACAACGTGCTTATAACCATTGAGAGCATCATCACCGGAGAGGATATCTTCCTATGCGATGATGGTTTTATAAGAGACATGCGCTGTCTTTTCAGGAAATACCGGAGATCCGGGGCCACAGATGAGGCAGTTCAGCTGATGATCGATGTGATATCGAGGGCCAGGCCATCTGATGTTCTTCTGCTCCTGGACAAGCAGATAAGCAGGTCTGGCGAGCTCGCCTCTGATATAGGAGAGGCGTTCTCAGCCGCGGGAATCCCCGGCACAGCGAGGACCGCCAGAGATGTGGACAGAGGTCTGAAGAGTTCATCTGCGGTTGTGGCCACAAGCGACGGCATCATCATAGATCACGTATCCAGCGCGCTGGATATCCCTGCGCTGATAGCAAGAAGGATGATGGTGAAGCCAATCAGGATATAG
- a CDS encoding acetate--CoA ligase family protein: protein MAGNFDEIAAQALEEGRTYLMEHESKRILMDVGLETTGAHLASSADDAVRIANQLGYPVVLKVLSKEVIHKSDAGGVRLNLQGAEAVRSAYHEMEKIFRERGMIGVSVQRMASPGIEVIIGVTRDPTFGPVLMFGLGGVFVEILRDVSFRSIPISEEDAESMIREIRGYPLLRGYRGISGDIDAIKSILLRVSDLVEKHSIIKEMDLNPVFVYPMGYTIADARIILDSSSPSPAAMHPQSAGDLKGLFYPQSIAVIGASNTKGKLGWNVFYNLLTHGYRGRLYPVNPNAAEVQGVKAYPSIRDVPEPVDVAVVLVPAGMTPQVVQDCCAAGVKYIVVESAGFAELGDEGKRIEREILSIVRRHGCRLLGPNCSGIINTNCGVVESIGVVDELNRGNVGLIAQAGVYAAGYLWGLRKVLDFGIIATIGNKLDLNETDMLEAIGMDENIDVVCMYLEDVKGGRRFIDVAREVSKRKPIVVLKTGRTEAGKKAVSSHTASLAGNDQIYSAVFKQAGLIRARDNDHMFALARAFSKQPLPINDGVFVISYAGSLGVAAADAIVMNGMRLAELSPDLKEELRSVLPKYVSGMNPVDFTFDQTPDQVRRTIEIAVKSEDVGSFIVIIQTEMLGAYIDTLRSIDYRGRPILAVVASKEFVIEDTIKMERAGIPVYSTPEQAAEVLGAMWMYRKERR, encoded by the coding sequence ATGGCCGGTAACTTCGATGAAATAGCCGCACAGGCGCTTGAGGAGGGAAGGACGTATCTGATGGAGCATGAGAGCAAGCGCATTCTCATGGACGTGGGGCTGGAGACGACCGGCGCTCATCTCGCATCGAGCGCCGATGATGCTGTGAGAATCGCGAACCAGCTCGGCTATCCTGTTGTGCTCAAGGTTCTTTCTAAAGAGGTCATACATAAATCAGATGCTGGCGGAGTCAGGCTGAACCTCCAGGGCGCGGAGGCTGTGCGATCTGCGTATCACGAGATGGAGAAGATCTTCCGGGAGAGGGGCATGATAGGCGTATCGGTCCAGAGGATGGCCAGCCCGGGGATAGAGGTTATCATTGGGGTTACAAGAGATCCAACATTCGGGCCAGTTCTCATGTTCGGTCTCGGCGGAGTCTTCGTGGAGATACTCAGGGATGTGAGCTTCAGATCAATACCCATCTCTGAGGAGGATGCCGAGTCGATGATCCGGGAGATCAGGGGATACCCGCTGCTCAGGGGCTACCGTGGCATCTCCGGGGATATCGATGCAATCAAGAGCATACTTCTCAGGGTATCGGATCTGGTCGAAAAGCATTCAATCATAAAAGAGATGGACCTCAACCCTGTATTCGTCTACCCCATGGGATACACAATAGCGGATGCCAGGATCATACTCGACAGCTCCTCTCCCTCACCAGCAGCTATGCATCCTCAGAGCGCAGGTGATCTGAAGGGCCTCTTCTACCCGCAGAGCATAGCTGTGATTGGGGCATCGAACACAAAGGGGAAGCTTGGATGGAACGTGTTTTACAACCTGCTCACCCACGGTTACAGGGGAAGGCTCTATCCGGTCAATCCAAATGCTGCTGAAGTACAGGGCGTGAAGGCGTATCCGAGCATAAGGGACGTGCCGGAGCCTGTGGATGTCGCGGTAGTGCTCGTACCTGCAGGCATGACACCACAGGTCGTGCAGGACTGCTGTGCTGCGGGCGTAAAGTACATCGTAGTCGAGTCCGCCGGATTCGCAGAGCTTGGGGATGAGGGGAAGAGGATAGAGAGGGAGATCCTGTCGATAGTGAGAAGGCATGGATGCAGACTGCTGGGGCCGAATTGTTCCGGGATCATAAACACGAACTGCGGAGTTGTTGAATCGATAGGTGTCGTGGACGAGCTCAACAGAGGGAATGTGGGGCTCATAGCCCAGGCTGGGGTCTATGCAGCGGGCTACCTCTGGGGTCTGAGGAAGGTGCTGGACTTCGGTATCATTGCGACGATCGGGAACAAGCTCGATCTCAACGAGACCGACATGCTCGAGGCCATCGGAATGGACGAGAATATAGACGTTGTCTGCATGTACCTGGAGGACGTCAAGGGAGGCAGGCGGTTCATAGATGTCGCCAGGGAGGTCTCGAAAAGAAAGCCCATCGTGGTCCTGAAGACAGGCAGGACCGAGGCAGGAAAGAAGGCGGTCTCCTCGCACACAGCATCACTTGCAGGAAACGACCAGATCTACAGCGCGGTATTCAAGCAGGCTGGTCTCATTCGGGCGAGGGACAACGACCACATGTTCGCGCTCGCAAGGGCATTCTCGAAGCAGCCTCTGCCCATCAACGACGGGGTGTTCGTGATCTCCTATGCCGGATCTCTGGGAGTTGCAGCTGCAGATGCCATAGTCATGAATGGTATGCGGCTCGCCGAGCTTTCCCCCGATCTGAAGGAAGAGCTTCGCAGTGTGCTGCCGAAATACGTGTCAGGGATGAACCCAGTTGACTTCACATTCGACCAGACCCCCGATCAGGTCAGGAGGACCATAGAGATCGCAGTGAAGAGCGAGGATGTTGGGAGCTTTATAGTAATCATACAGACCGAGATGCTTGGAGCGTATATCGACACGCTCAGGTCAATCGACTACAGAGGAAGGCCCATTCTGGCGGTCGTCGCATCCAAGGAGTTCGTGATTGAGGACACGATAAAAATGGAGCGCGCAGGCATTCCTGTTTACTCCACGCCAGAGCAGGCTGCGGAGGTCCTCGGAGCGATGTGGATGTACAGGAAAGAGCGGAGATGA
- a CDS encoding DUF134 domain-containing protein, with protein sequence MCRCRGRRRGKRWISEIPEVRCFLPESGENASVVLTLEELEALRLVDLLDLEQEEAALYMGVSRKALWNDLVSARRKVAAALVYGMGIRIEGGSYILRDAMEVEQKIPAGDDIALVERELEILKRRLDQLSRRIGEKKVGEKAEEK encoded by the coding sequence ATGTGTCGCTGCCGTGGTCGAAGGCGTGGTAAGCGCTGGATCTCGGAGATACCTGAGGTGAGATGTTTCCTCCCTGAGAGCGGTGAGAATGCGTCTGTTGTCTTAACGCTAGAGGAACTCGAGGCTCTGCGACTTGTGGATCTGCTGGACCTCGAGCAGGAGGAGGCCGCCCTTTACATGGGGGTATCCAGAAAAGCCCTTTGGAACGATCTTGTCAGCGCGAGAAGAAAAGTGGCTGCAGCCCTGGTATACGGAATGGGTATCAGGATCGAGGGTGGCAGCTACATCCTGCGAGATGCCATGGAAGTGGAGCAGAAGATCCCGGCGGGGGATGATATTGCGCTTGTGGAACGGGAGCTTGAGATTCTGAAGAGGCGGCTCGATCAGCTCAGCAGAAGGATTGGGGAGAAGAAGGTAGGTGAAAAAGCCGAAGAGAAATGA
- a CDS encoding Mrp/NBP35 family ATP-binding protein, with protein MEKACEKDPKAENDSPRSGKHKESDRLKRIKHKIVIGSGKGGTGKSTVSANLAVSLKRRGYSVGILDADITGPDIPKLLGIEDEKLTASSEGIEPADARGIKVVSMALLLESRDSAVVWRGPVKMAALKQFVFDVNWGDLDFLVVDLPPGTSDEPISAVQLLSGMDGAIVVTTPQDVALLDTRKAVNMFLMMGVRVLGIIENMSGFRCPNCGTVVNIFSKGGGEKAARDLGVDFLGYLPIDPRIVSMCDMGKAFVENSDAGGAFEKIVDKLLEKISEKSSA; from the coding sequence ATGGAGAAGGCATGCGAAAAAGATCCGAAGGCAGAGAATGACAGCCCAAGATCTGGAAAGCATAAAGAAAGCGATCGCCTGAAGCGAATAAAACACAAGATCGTGATTGGAAGTGGAAAGGGCGGCACCGGCAAGAGCACAGTTTCTGCCAACCTGGCGGTATCCCTCAAGCGTAGAGGGTACAGCGTTGGCATACTCGATGCAGACATAACAGGGCCGGACATACCAAAGCTTCTCGGGATAGAGGACGAGAAGCTGACCGCGTCCAGTGAGGGGATCGAGCCTGCTGATGCCAGGGGAATAAAGGTTGTGTCCATGGCGTTGCTGCTAGAGAGCCGGGACTCTGCTGTCGTTTGGAGGGGCCCGGTGAAGATGGCCGCACTGAAGCAGTTCGTCTTTGATGTCAACTGGGGCGACCTGGATTTTCTGGTGGTGGATCTGCCGCCAGGAACAAGCGATGAGCCCATCTCTGCGGTCCAGCTCCTGAGCGGGATGGATGGAGCGATTGTCGTCACCACCCCGCAGGATGTGGCACTGCTTGACACGCGAAAGGCAGTCAACATGTTTCTGATGATGGGCGTCCGCGTCCTCGGGATCATAGAGAACATGAGTGGTTTCAGGTGTCCGAACTGCGGCACTGTGGTGAACATATTCAGCAAGGGAGGCGGCGAGAAGGCTGCCAGAGATCTTGGTGTCGATTTTCTGGGGTACTTGCCAATCGATCCTAGGATAGTAAGCATGTGTGATATGGGGAAGGCATTCGTTGAGAACAGTGATGCTGGAGGGGCATTTGAGAAAATAGTTGACAAGTTGCTCGAGAAGATATCTGAGAAAAGCTCTGCATGA
- a CDS encoding methyl-coenzyme M reductase glutamine C-methyltransferase, with product MKIQIISPGVYTYGSMVLGGILRDRGHSVNISKDLRHDGDVIILSLFSTLQLLDPAIREFVSKAGPPVYCGGPVGICPEMVLGELDVDAVAMCEGEGIIARLVEAGPEGVPGVAYREGEEIIRSEPLRMEVIDHTMPLFPPDLSEQSVRGANVYIETHRGCLGGCTFCQVPRFFGRNIRSRSLENIVEEVRELRRMGVKRVAVSGGTASLFGYRNALDKDAFIRMLQELSGILGRKNLSVPDMRVDLVDDEILEAIREYTIGWLFFGIESGSDRMLKLMRKGVTVLDNIRAVELARSHGVKVGGSFIVGYPGESREDFEQTLDFMEEAMLDDVFVSIAEPIPGTPLARVALNTPPADNPLFCEHSGAFRALRLSEAEARCFEMMLHGENCKPVPRAISEALYNTYLNEARSQGKDIREVYGLLNKYREFV from the coding sequence ATGAAGATCCAGATAATCTCCCCAGGGGTTTACACATACGGCTCGATGGTTCTTGGAGGCATACTGAGAGATAGAGGGCATTCCGTTAATATATCAAAAGATCTGCGCCATGATGGCGATGTGATCATACTCAGTCTCTTTTCCACACTGCAGCTTCTGGATCCTGCGATAAGAGAGTTCGTCTCGAAGGCAGGACCACCGGTCTACTGTGGCGGGCCTGTTGGCATCTGTCCTGAGATGGTCCTTGGCGAGCTGGATGTCGATGCGGTGGCGATGTGCGAGGGCGAGGGCATAATCGCTAGGCTCGTCGAGGCCGGGCCTGAAGGGGTTCCGGGCGTTGCTTACAGAGAGGGTGAGGAGATCATCAGATCAGAGCCTCTCAGGATGGAGGTCATCGACCACACCATGCCGTTATTTCCTCCAGATCTCTCAGAACAGAGCGTTCGTGGCGCTAATGTCTACATCGAGACGCACAGAGGCTGTCTGGGGGGATGCACGTTCTGCCAGGTGCCGCGGTTCTTCGGACGCAATATAAGATCCAGGTCGCTGGAGAATATAGTAGAGGAGGTGAGGGAGCTCAGGCGTATGGGCGTGAAGCGGGTTGCTGTGAGTGGCGGAACAGCATCTCTCTTTGGCTACAGGAACGCTCTCGATAAAGATGCGTTCATCAGAATGCTCCAGGAGCTCTCCGGAATTCTGGGAAGGAAAAACCTGTCTGTGCCTGACATGAGGGTGGATCTGGTTGACGATGAGATCCTGGAGGCGATCAGGGAGTACACGATAGGGTGGCTCTTCTTCGGCATCGAGTCCGGGAGCGATCGGATGCTGAAGCTGATGAGAAAGGGAGTGACTGTTCTTGATAACATTAGAGCTGTTGAGCTGGCCAGAAGCCATGGAGTAAAGGTTGGCGGGAGCTTCATCGTCGGCTATCCTGGCGAATCTAGAGAGGACTTCGAGCAGACTCTTGATTTCATGGAGGAGGCAATGCTCGACGATGTGTTTGTGAGCATAGCAGAGCCAATACCCGGAACACCTCTCGCCAGGGTTGCGCTTAATACTCCCCCGGCAGATAACCCGCTCTTCTGCGAGCATTCGGGCGCGTTTCGGGCTCTGAGACTATCCGAGGCAGAGGCACGGTGCTTCGAGATGATGCTCCACGGAGAGAACTGCAAACCGGTACCCAGAGCAATATCCGAGGCGCTTTACAACACGTACCTCAACGAGGCCAGATCACAGGGAAAGGATATCAGAGAGGTTTATGGACTTTTGAATAAATATAGAGAGTTCGTCTGA
- a CDS encoding NifB/NifX family molybdenum-iron cluster-binding protein — protein MRICVPSMGTAGLDEYISQHFGRSPTFTIVDTETGAIEIIGNNSTHMGGNGLPVDALHGKGVQVVIAGGLGPKAISAFQQLGIRVFVGAAGTVKDAIDDWMNGLLTEASMDNACREHRH, from the coding sequence GTGAGAATATGCGTTCCCTCAATGGGCACAGCCGGTCTGGATGAGTACATATCCCAGCACTTCGGTCGCTCTCCTACATTTACCATCGTGGATACCGAGACCGGTGCGATCGAAATAATCGGTAACAACAGCACGCACATGGGAGGAAATGGCCTGCCGGTCGATGCGCTTCACGGAAAGGGCGTGCAGGTCGTGATCGCCGGCGGCCTGGGGCCGAAGGCCATTTCTGCATTTCAGCAGCTCGGCATCAGGGTATTCGTTGGCGCAGCGGGGACCGTTAAGGATGCCATCGACGACTGGATGAACGGGCTTCTCACCGAGGCCAGCATGGATAACGCATGCAGAGAGCACAGGCATTAG